In Halobaculum rubrum, the following are encoded in one genomic region:
- a CDS encoding aldo/keto reductase, which produces MGLDGDEGAAAVRTALDVGYRHLDTAQVYENESTVGAGLAAAVEAGVVAREDVTVATKTWIDRLAPENVRPSTEVSLDRLGLDAVDLLYVHRPRGGYEAAGTLAAFDELVDDGRVGHVGVSNFERDDLDAAIDLLDAPLAAHQTEYHPLFWRPALREHAVDHGYPLVAYSPLAGGRVREIEAVRAVAEKHDATPEAVSIAWLTHKEGVVTIPKASSERHLRANLAATDLDLDAEDHERIDGIEREEELFPE; this is translated from the coding sequence ATGGGCCTCGACGGCGACGAGGGCGCCGCCGCGGTCCGGACGGCGCTCGACGTGGGGTACCGGCATCTCGACACCGCACAGGTGTACGAGAACGAATCGACCGTCGGCGCAGGGCTCGCCGCGGCCGTCGAGGCGGGCGTCGTCGCCCGCGAGGACGTGACCGTCGCGACGAAGACGTGGATCGACCGCCTCGCGCCCGAGAACGTTCGTCCCTCGACGGAGGTCAGTCTGGACCGGCTCGGCCTCGACGCGGTGGACCTCCTGTACGTTCACCGACCGAGAGGTGGGTACGAAGCCGCCGGCACGCTGGCGGCGTTCGACGAACTGGTCGACGACGGTCGCGTCGGCCACGTCGGCGTCTCGAACTTCGAACGCGACGATCTCGACGCGGCGATCGACCTGCTCGACGCCCCGCTCGCGGCCCACCAGACCGAGTATCACCCCCTGTTTTGGCGTCCCGCGCTCCGCGAGCACGCGGTCGATCACGGCTACCCGCTGGTCGCGTACTCGCCGCTCGCCGGCGGTCGCGTCCGGGAGATCGAGGCGGTGCGCGCGGTCGCCGAGAAACACGACGCGACGCCGGAAGCGGTGAGCATCGCCTGGCTCACTCACAAGGAGGGCGTCGTCACGATCCCGAAGGCATCGAGCGAGCGTCACCTGCGCGCGAACCTCGCGGCGACGGATCTCGACCTCGATGCCGAGGACCACGAGCGGATCGACGGGATCGAGCGCGAGGAGGAGCTGTTCCCGGAGTAG
- a CDS encoding HAD family hydrolase, protein MYDAIVFDNDGVLVGRTHYDVLHEAAWDAFEALSVADPDPEHVESMVVGVSPGQVEEVCDTYDLTPREFWAMRDRTAFEAQRREVREGNKRLYDDIDVLRDLSTPMGIVSSNQHETVEFLLDHFGVADLFDTAYGREPTVESLRRKKPNSHYIDRALADLDAETALFVGDNESDIEAADNAGIDSAFIRRPHRKDWTLSVTPTYDIDGLADLQAICT, encoded by the coding sequence ATGTACGACGCGATCGTCTTCGACAACGACGGGGTGCTCGTGGGGCGCACCCACTACGACGTGCTCCACGAGGCCGCCTGGGACGCATTCGAGGCGCTCTCGGTGGCCGATCCCGACCCCGAACACGTCGAGTCGATGGTCGTCGGCGTCTCGCCCGGGCAGGTCGAGGAGGTGTGCGACACCTACGACCTCACGCCGCGGGAGTTCTGGGCGATGCGCGACCGGACGGCGTTCGAGGCCCAGCGGCGCGAGGTCCGCGAGGGCAACAAGCGCCTGTACGACGACATCGACGTGTTACGTGACCTCTCGACGCCGATGGGCATCGTCTCCTCGAACCAACACGAGACGGTGGAGTTCCTGCTCGATCACTTCGGGGTCGCCGACCTCTTCGACACCGCCTACGGTCGCGAGCCGACCGTCGAGAGCCTCCGGCGCAAGAAGCCCAACAGCCACTACATCGACCGCGCGCTCGCGGATCTGGACGCCGAGACGGCGCTGTTCGTCGGCGACAACGAGTCCGACATCGAGGCGGCCGACAACGCCGGCATCGACTCGGCGTTCATCCGTCGCCCACACCGCAAGGATTGGACCCTCTCGGTGACACCGACGTACGACATCGACGGGCTCGCGGACCTCCAGGCGATCTGTACCTGA
- a CDS encoding NAD(P)/FAD-dependent oxidoreductase, with protein sequence MAHLGIVGAGLAGAGAAYALRSTDHDVTILEKSRGVGGRAATRRRDGCRYDHGANYVKLPDERTGDLIRDLGEDGLVDIEEPVWTFGADGEITPGDGDDEHKYIWETGITQFAKRLLAETDTEVRKTTRAESIVRDGGAAGRDGGGGSDGTVETDGDAGSTWTVTDTDGDDHGPFDALLLTPPAPQTADLLAATEWSDDGGTLADLHAAVAATEFRTVRTLVLHYPFELDVPWYGLVDVDKAHDVGWLSREECKRGHVPDGEGLLIVQMSPEWSSEHYDDPLEEAADAAAALAADLVGDDRLTEPDWVDDQGWRYALPNEELDGDGAAEAVAAAEDAGLFLAGDWVAGRGRVAEALWNGVGAGESIAERL encoded by the coding sequence ATGGCACATCTCGGCATCGTCGGCGCCGGCCTCGCGGGCGCCGGCGCGGCGTACGCGCTTCGGTCGACCGATCACGACGTGACGATCCTGGAGAAGTCCCGCGGCGTCGGCGGACGGGCGGCGACGCGGCGGCGCGACGGCTGTCGGTACGACCACGGCGCCAACTACGTGAAACTCCCCGACGAACGAACTGGCGACCTGATCCGCGATCTCGGGGAGGACGGCCTCGTCGACATCGAGGAGCCGGTGTGGACGTTCGGCGCCGACGGCGAGATCACCCCCGGCGACGGCGACGACGAGCACAAGTACATCTGGGAGACGGGGATCACCCAGTTCGCCAAGCGGCTGCTCGCCGAGACCGACACCGAGGTGCGCAAGACGACGCGCGCGGAGTCGATCGTCCGGGACGGGGGCGCCGCCGGGCGCGACGGGGGCGGCGGCTCGGACGGGACTGTCGAGACGGACGGCGATGCCGGGAGCACCTGGACGGTCACGGACACCGACGGCGACGATCACGGCCCGTTCGACGCGCTGTTGCTCACCCCGCCGGCCCCCCAGACCGCCGACCTGCTCGCGGCGACGGAGTGGTCGGACGACGGCGGCACGCTGGCGGACCTGCACGCGGCCGTCGCGGCGACCGAGTTCCGCACGGTGCGGACGCTCGTGTTGCACTACCCGTTCGAACTCGACGTGCCGTGGTACGGGCTCGTCGACGTGGACAAGGCCCACGATGTCGGCTGGCTCTCGCGCGAGGAGTGTAAGCGCGGGCACGTCCCCGACGGCGAGGGCCTGCTGATCGTACAGATGAGCCCGGAGTGGTCGAGCGAGCACTACGACGACCCGCTCGAGGAGGCGGCCGACGCGGCAGCGGCGCTCGCGGCCGATCTCGTCGGCGACGACCGGCTCACGGAGCCGGATTGGGTCGACGATCAGGGCTGGCGCTACGCGCTCCCGAACGAGGAACTCGACGGCGACGGCGCCGCCGAGGCGGTCGCCGCCGCCGAGGACGCGGGGTTGTTCCTCGCCGGCGACTGGGTCGCCGGCCGCGGCCGCGTCGCCGAGGCGCTGTGGAACGGGGTCGGCGCCGGCGAGTCGATCGCCGAGCGACTGTAA